From the Lampris incognitus isolate fLamInc1 chromosome 10, fLamInc1.hap2, whole genome shotgun sequence genome, one window contains:
- the LOC130119981 gene encoding germ cell-specific gene 1-like protein, with amino-acid sequence MRLERGRRASLALTLNFVAFAFALSAVTTSYWCEGTRKVVKPFCTGPPVKVKQWFCIRFNSSNINDTRLVQYIWETGEEKFLMRKFHTGIFFSCEQAADMNGFDCRDFSEIAPEHERGVLWLCIVAESLYLTLLFTGGALMTLEQCPCFSVMNKLKLNAFAALCTALSGLCGMVAHMMFTTIFQLAVAMGPEDWRPKTWDYSWSYALAWSSFGTCMGSAVTALNRYTKTIIEFKYKRRNIEKNLRIKQKMMELDLPEQMWDMYLTTAPADPEAPLQLPVNGHKPPSGTAYVVDMNGAPDQQGEEYC; translated from the exons ATGAGGCTAGAGCGCGGCCGGCGGGCTTCTCTAGCACTCACCCTCAACTTTGTGGCGTTTGCGTTTGCCTTATCAGCAGTGACCACCAGCTACTGGTGTGAGGGGACCAGAAAGGTAGTCAAGCCCTTCTGCACAGGGCCACCGGTGAAGGTCAAGCAGTGGTTCTGCATCCGTTTCAACAGCTCCAACATCAACGACACACGACTGGTCCAGTACATCTGGGAGACGGGGGAGGAGAAGTTTCTCATGAGGAAATTTCACACGGGGATCTTCTTCTCCTGCGAGCAGGCCGCTGACATGAACG GGTTCGACTGTAGAGACTTCTCTGAGATTGCGCCTGAACACGAGCGAG GGGTCCTGTGGTTGTGTATAGTGGCGGAGAGTCTGTACCTCACCCTGCTGTTCACAGGCGGGGCTCTCATGACCCTGGAGCAGTGCCCCTGCTTTAGTGTCATGAACAAGCTAAAGCTCAACGCCTTCGCTGCCTTGTGCACCGCCTTGTCAG GCCTTTGTGGGATGGTGGCCCACATGATGTTCACCACCATATTCCAGTTGGCTGTAGCGATGGGGCCAGAGGACTGGAGACCCAAGACCTGGGACTACAGTTGGTCTTATGC CTTGGCATGGAGCTCCTTCGGCACCTGCATGGGTTCTGCAGTGACGGCGTTGAACAGGTATACCAAGACCATCATAGAGTTCAAATACAAGCGGCGGAACATCGAGAAGAACCTGCGGATCAAGCAGAAGATGATGGAGCTGGATCTCCCGGAACAGATGTGGGACATGTACTTGACTACCGCGCCCGCCGACCCCGAGGCACCCTTACAACTACCGGTCAATGGGCACAAACCGCCAAGTGGCACGGCCTACGTGGTCGACATGAATGGCGCACCGGATCAGCAGGGAGAGGAGTATTGCTAA